In uncultured Cohaesibacter sp., a genomic segment contains:
- a CDS encoding GIY-YIG nuclease family protein → MPKSPIQQSHILANKPLAAVLGQLPAPVFSGNSRSLGKCPNAGGVYLLAMLLPRRTRIMRPTESILPPGLYCYAGSAHGPGGLRARLARHLAKEKSIRWHVDQLTIRASSLHVWAWLEGTECDLADQMQQSNGFHVPLPGFGSSDCTHCSSHLFANAADTH, encoded by the coding sequence ATGCCAAAAAGCCCCATCCAGCAAAGCCACATTCTGGCCAACAAACCACTGGCGGCGGTTCTTGGCCAATTGCCAGCTCCGGTCTTTTCCGGCAACAGCCGCTCTCTTGGCAAATGTCCCAATGCTGGCGGCGTCTATCTGCTGGCGATGTTGCTGCCACGCCGCACCAGGATCATGCGACCGACGGAGAGCATCCTGCCGCCCGGCCTCTATTGCTACGCAGGCAGCGCCCATGGTCCGGGTGGCCTGCGCGCACGCCTTGCCCGTCATCTGGCAAAAGAGAAGTCCATCCGCTGGCATGTGGATCAGCTGACGATACGTGCCAGTTCCCTTCATGTCTGGGCATGGCTTGAAGGCACCGAATGTGACTTGGCCGATCAAATGCAACAGAGCAACGGCTTCCACGTCCCCCTGCCCGGCTTTGGCAGCTCGGACTGCACCCACTGTTCGTCCCATCTTTTCGCAAATGCCGCCGACACACACTGA
- a CDS encoding DMT family transporter: protein MNALYGIGLKIASTVMFAIMLALIKYTAETMPIGEVVFFRCLFAIPPLFLVTALQGDWRDCIRTNNPWSHVRRSVVGATSMFCWFVSITLLPLPEATAISFINPMMIVALAAIFLKETVRAYRWTAVAVSFVGVLIILSPRLAASSGDVGLLGAVLCLASTTLGGLAGILIRLMTKTEKSSAIVFYFFVTATLFSSFSAYWGWIMPDVRTFGLMVLAGVFGGLGQILMTRSYSVAEASLIAPFDYVNVVWNVIIAIVLFGEYPSHAVLVGGSIVVLAGLFVVYRERQLGVSRKVERQVKSA from the coding sequence ATGAACGCTCTTTACGGCATCGGATTGAAAATCGCCTCCACGGTGATGTTTGCGATCATGCTTGCTCTGATCAAATACACCGCAGAGACAATGCCGATTGGCGAGGTGGTCTTTTTCCGTTGCCTGTTCGCGATACCGCCGCTGTTTTTGGTGACGGCCCTGCAGGGCGACTGGCGCGACTGCATCCGCACCAACAATCCATGGTCTCATGTGCGGCGGTCCGTTGTTGGGGCGACGTCGATGTTCTGCTGGTTCGTCTCCATCACGCTGCTGCCCCTGCCGGAGGCAACGGCCATCTCCTTTATCAATCCGATGATGATCGTTGCTCTGGCGGCGATCTTTCTCAAGGAAACGGTCAGGGCCTATCGCTGGACGGCGGTCGCAGTCAGCTTTGTCGGCGTGCTGATCATCCTGTCGCCGAGGCTGGCCGCTTCCTCTGGTGACGTCGGTCTGCTTGGCGCTGTCCTTTGCCTTGCGTCGACCACTCTGGGTGGACTTGCCGGCATTCTCATCAGGTTGATGACAAAAACCGAGAAGAGCTCGGCTATCGTCTTCTATTTCTTTGTGACGGCGACCCTGTTTTCGTCGTTCAGCGCCTATTGGGGCTGGATCATGCCGGATGTACGGACCTTCGGGCTGATGGTACTGGCCGGGGTGTTCGGCGGATTGGGGCAGATCCTGATGACCAGGTCCTACAGCGTGGCAGAGGCCTCGCTGATTGCGCCGTTCGACTATGTCAACGTGGTCTGGAACGTGATCATCGCCATTGTGCTGTTCGGCGAATATCCGAGTCATGCGGTGCTGGTCGGTGGGTCCATCGTCGTTCTGGCGGGTCTTTTCGTTGTCTACCGCGAGCGACAACTGGGGGTTTCCCGCAAGGTCGAGCGGCAGGTCAAATCCGCCTGA
- a CDS encoding DMT family transporter — translation MFFPERTLFDANDCRFERAISFCHKAFIPMTLPRPSLRTSLKSAPRTTVRKASAAFDAMPSFLQAVFVMFIAMIGFTLQAGIVKELGQSLHVSQIIVMRQAWMILFLLPPMLKSAHGDLKIHRMDLFILRAIFTYLSILAGFTAIIELPMATATTMSFTRTFFLTIFAVLILKEAVGLRRIAALVVGFIGVLVIARPAELLAGGLGGLDQNLLLALAGAALVAGNQTIVRIHLRFDRPTIIVTYQAIVIGLALVPLAWIHWKPMTLSQFGLMALIGVCASFAQWLMLHSFKRAEATALAPFDYLRLVMSAALGWYMFNEWPDSYTWIGAVIIFTSTFYIMHREAQLGKERKLQPPGH, via the coding sequence ATGTTCTTTCCCGAGCGCACCTTGTTCGATGCCAATGATTGCCGCTTCGAACGCGCAATCTCCTTCTGTCACAAAGCGTTCATTCCGATGACATTGCCCAGACCCTCGCTGAGGACATCGCTCAAGTCAGCACCAAGGACAACAGTTCGCAAGGCCAGTGCGGCGTTTGATGCCATGCCCAGCTTTCTGCAGGCAGTGTTCGTGATGTTCATAGCAATGATCGGTTTCACCCTGCAGGCCGGTATCGTCAAGGAACTGGGGCAAAGCCTGCATGTCAGCCAGATCATTGTCATGCGGCAGGCGTGGATGATCCTGTTCCTGCTGCCCCCGATGCTCAAGTCCGCTCATGGCGATCTCAAAATCCATCGCATGGACCTGTTCATCCTGCGCGCCATCTTCACCTACCTGAGCATTCTGGCAGGCTTTACTGCAATCATCGAACTGCCGATGGCAACCGCAACCACGATGAGCTTTACCCGCACCTTCTTCCTGACCATCTTTGCGGTGCTGATCCTCAAGGAAGCGGTCGGATTGCGCCGTATCGCCGCGCTGGTGGTCGGCTTTATCGGCGTTCTGGTCATTGCGCGCCCGGCCGAACTGCTGGCAGGCGGCCTTGGCGGGCTCGATCAAAACCTGTTGCTGGCCCTTGCCGGAGCGGCGCTTGTTGCTGGCAATCAGACCATCGTGCGTATCCATTTGCGCTTTGACCGGCCGACGATCATTGTCACCTATCAGGCCATTGTCATCGGGCTGGCGCTCGTTCCGCTGGCATGGATCCACTGGAAACCGATGACCCTTTCCCAGTTCGGACTGATGGCCCTGATCGGCGTCTGTGCGAGCTTTGCCCAGTGGCTGATGCTGCATTCCTTCAAGCGGGCCGAGGCGACAGCGCTGGCGCCCTTCGATTATCTGCGGCTTGTGATGTCCGCCGCACTGGGCTGGTACATGTTCAATGAGTGGCCTGATTCCTACACCTGGATCGGGGCGGTGATCATCTTCACCTCCACCTTCTACATCATGCATCGCGAGGCCCAACTGGGCAAGGAACGCAAACTGCAACCACCCGGTCACTGA
- a CDS encoding UDP-2,3-diacylglucosamine diphosphatase, producing the protein MNQFSDEGLYKHRTMFISDVHLGSRGCQAEMLLDFLKYHDADVIYLVGDIVDGWRLQSRWHWPQLHNDVVQKLLRKARKGARIIYVPGNHDEFLRSYYGAHFGGVEVKEHDIHETADGRRLLVIHGDQYDMVVRHAKWLAHLGDWAYSFALGVNTVLNALRRKLGFSYWSLSAWAKMKVKNAVNFIGTFEETLSQEARKFNVDGVICGHIHHAEMHEKFGISYFNTGDWVESCTAIVEHQDGRFELIHWSEEANTVPQFQNPTSTKALA; encoded by the coding sequence ATGAATCAGTTCAGCGATGAAGGGCTTTACAAGCATCGGACGATGTTCATCTCCGATGTTCATCTGGGAAGCCGTGGCTGTCAGGCAGAGATGCTGCTTGATTTTCTGAAATACCACGATGCCGACGTCATCTATCTGGTTGGCGATATTGTCGATGGCTGGCGGTTGCAAAGCCGCTGGCACTGGCCGCAACTGCATAATGATGTTGTCCAGAAGCTTCTGAGAAAAGCCCGCAAGGGCGCGCGCATCATCTATGTTCCTGGAAATCACGACGAGTTCCTGCGCAGTTATTACGGTGCGCATTTTGGCGGTGTCGAAGTCAAGGAACATGACATACACGAAACCGCTGATGGTCGTCGGCTGCTGGTCATCCACGGCGATCAGTATGACATGGTCGTGCGTCACGCCAAGTGGCTCGCCCATCTGGGCGACTGGGCCTACAGCTTTGCGCTCGGGGTGAACACCGTGCTCAACGCCCTGCGCCGCAAGCTCGGGTTCAGCTACTGGTCGCTGTCGGCCTGGGCCAAGATGAAGGTCAAGAATGCGGTCAATTTCATTGGCACCTTCGAGGAAACCTTGTCGCAGGAAGCGCGCAAGTTCAACGTTGACGGGGTGATCTGCGGCCACATCCACCATGCCGAGATGCACGAGAAATTCGGCATTTCCTATTTCAACACCGGTGATTGGGTGGAGAGCTGCACGGCGATCGTGGAGCATCAGGACGGCCGCTTCGAGTTGATCCACTGGAGCGAAGAAGCCAACACCGTGCCGCAATTTCAAAATCCAACTTCTACCAAGGCGCTTGCATGA